CGCAAGTTACAATATTCATACTTGGTCTCTTTCCATCGAAGAGAAATTTTATATATTTTTTCCGTTTATTGCTGGCTTTCTAGTATTCACTTTAAGTGGAAATAATCGAACGATTCTGCTTTTATCTCTCTATTTTTTACCTCTGGTTTTCAGAATCATTTTCTTTGTGTTCAATGGACCGAGCACAGAAGCCTTACACCAATTTCATTTGAGATTCGATGATTTACTCGCAGGAATTATCGTGATGGAATTAACATACAATGAAGAATCCAGAAAAAGATTAGAAAATATTAAGTTCTATCTGTTAGGTTTAGCTTTTTTACTTTATACTATTAATTACAACCTGTTGGTATCAGGAAATCTTTTCTACAAAACTATTTTTTCCTATAACTTATACAATTTATCCTTTGGTCTTTTTTTGTTAGCAGCTATTCTTGGGAAAGGATATTTTCAAAACTTTTTGAGTATTACAATCTTTCGCCCAATTGCAAGACTAAGTTACACAATTTATCTTTGGAATTTACTATTGGCACCCATCGCCTTTCAAACGTTAGCAAAACCATTCAAACAAAATGGATTTGTGACACCCTTACAATTTGGGGTGGCAACTTTCCAATTTTTTATCATAACTTTTGTATTCAGTCTAGTATTATACTTATTGATCGAATACCCATTTCTAAGATGGAAAGCCAAACTTGAAAGCAAACAATTGTTTATGAAAGGCTAAAACCTGCAATTTAGTTAATAATACCGTCTTTCTTTGCTTCAGCCAATACAGATCTAGTCACATTGCCGATTCCTTTATAAAAATTAGTAAAAGGAAACATAAACGGTGTGAGTGGAATCAATGTTATATGAAACCAAGTATCATAAGTAACTTCTCTTTGGTATTCTTTTACGAGTTGTCCCTTATTTGTTGTAAACTTATATTTCAGGTCCAAATTATCAACTGCATGTGATGGAAGTAAAAAAAATGTAAATCCAGTCATAAAAGCCAAAAATAAATTGGCCTCACCTCGATTTACAATTTCAATATCTAGTTTTATATCGGCTATATCTAAACCACTTTTTACTTCTTTGAACATTGAAGATTCTTTTAATATAACTTCAATTTTTCCACGCAGATCTTTTTCAACTCGAACATTAGAGTCTGCCGGAGATTCATTTAAAGACATTTTGTATTTTAAGTTTAATACAACAGAAGACGTTTTATTTTGTTTTTCTTCGAATACAACTTCTTTGTATTCTGGTTTATAATCAGTAAAAGTAGCACATCCAACAAAAAACAGTAGTATATAAATTATAAATGATTTCATTATCTAGGTCTCCTTTTTTTATAATGTTCCATTATCTCAGATATAAGTTTAGTTCGAATTTCTTCACTTTTCGGTAACATGTATTCTGAAGAGTAAAAATTGACACTTTTTTCAGTTATTTCATTTTTTTGAATTTCGTAAACAACTTGGTTTTTCATGTCCCTTACCACCAATCGGCAATCATAATTCATTGTATCAATTCCAATGGTTCCTCCAAACCAAATATAAAACGTTAATGTAAGCATAGAAAATGGAAAGTACCATTCGTAAATTCTCCTTTTATGTGAATAAGAAGTGAATTCAAATTGTAATCTTTCAAATTCTACTTTGCTTGGAATTTCTTCATTAAAAAGATATATGTTTTCAAAATACTTGCCTTGTTTCAAATAG
The genomic region above belongs to Leptospira terpstrae serovar Hualin str. LT 11-33 = ATCC 700639 and contains:
- a CDS encoding acyltransferase family protein encodes the protein MFFWKGIQSIWIRKNSENQALNGLRALAIISVLLFHTVPSLGMIGWENSFITRFFHTLDSGVALFFVLSGYLISEGLKKEWNLHKKINLKHFFIKRSMRIFPAYYFYLIITFLIVTAMIQKGGTDFSLSQTQQNSNSPLLASYQNFKYDLVYLSDYIASYNIHTWSLSIEEKFYIFFPFIAGFLVFTLSGNNRTILLLSLYFLPLVFRIIFFVFNGPSTEALHQFHLRFDDLLAGIIVMELTYNEESRKRLENIKFYLLGLAFLLYTINYNLLVSGNLFYKTIFSYNLYNLSFGLFLLAAILGKGYFQNFLSITIFRPIARLSYTIYLWNLLLAPIAFQTLAKPFKQNGFVTPLQFGVATFQFFIITFVFSLVLYLLIEYPFLRWKAKLESKQLFMKG
- a CDS encoding transposase; this encodes MNNKIIFVLLCFVSLQCITLPPSISLGEPKIQTKDLGVAVLDKVKVLNVDEDYRKDTEDGLTLSLQSYLKQGKYFENIYLFNEEIPSKVEFERLQFEFTSYSHKRRIYEWYFPFSMLTLTFYIWFGGTIGIDTMNYDCRLVVRDMKNQVVYEIQKNEITEKSVNFYSSEYMLPKSEEIRTKLISEIMEHYKKRRPR